A single Lolium perenne isolate Kyuss_39 chromosome 6, Kyuss_2.0, whole genome shotgun sequence DNA region contains:
- the LOC127307763 gene encoding peroxidase A2, translating into MAPSSRFSLAPRGSFLLTAALLVLLLSHGAHGHGAGLSSSFYGGSCPGTRDIVRRVIQDARVADARIPASLIRLHFHDCFVNGCDGSLLLDDDPQAEIMTEKNVPANDNSARGFGVVDNIKRALEHACPGVVSCADILALAAEISVELSGGPSWTVPLGRRDGTTTNIQSAKNLPSPFDPLETLQEKFRNLGLDDTDLVALQGAHTFGRAQCQFTQRNCTAGQSEGALVNLDGVTPDVFDNKYYGNLLRGRAQLPSDQVMLSDPVAAGTTAPIIRRFSGNQKDFFRNFAASMVKMGNISPLTGRDGDIRKNCRRVNKKPY; encoded by the exons ATGGCCCCTTCCTCTCGCTTCTCGTTAGCTCCTCGCGGTAGCTTCCTGCTCACAGCAGCGCTACTGGTCCTACTGCTGAGCCACGGAGCTCACGGTCATGGCGCCGGGCTGAGCTCGTCCTTCTACGGCGGCTCGTGCCCAGGCACGCGCGACATCGTCAGGCGCGTTATCCAGGACGCCCGCGTCGCCGACGCTCGTATCCCGGCCAGCCTCATCCGCCTCCACTTCCACGACTGCTTCGTCAAT GGCTGTGACGGCTCGCTTCTACTAGACGACGACCCGCAAGCAGAGATCATGACCGAGAAGAACGTCCCCGCTAACGACAACTCGGCGCGCGGGTTTGGCGTGGTTGACAACATCAAGCGCGCGTTGGAGCACGCTTGCCCCGGAGTCGTCTCCTGCGCTGACATCCTCGCCCTCGCCGCCGAGATATCTGTCGAGCTGTCGGGAGGCCCGTCCTGGACCGTCCCGCTGGGCCGTCGTGACGGCACCACCACCAACATCCAGAGCGCCAAAAACCTCCCCAGCCCCTTTGACCCCCTTGAGACGCTTCAGGAGAAGTTCAGGAACCTGGGTCTCGATGACACCGACCTCGTCGCGCTCCAGGGAGCACACACCTTTGGGCGGGCACAGTGCCAGTTCACACAGCGCAACTGCACGGCCGGGCAAAGCGAGGGGGCGCTGGTGAACCTTGACGGCGTCACGCCTGACGTGTTCGACAACAAGTACTATGGCAACCTCCTGCGGGGTCGCGCCCAGCTTCCATCGGACCAGGTGATGTTGTCTGATCCCGTCGCTGCAGGGACCACCGCACCGATAATTCGCAGGTTCTCCGGTAATCAGAAGGACTTCTTTAGAAACTTCGCGGCTTCGATGGTTAAAATGGGGAACATAAGTCCACTGACCGGAAGGGATGGGGATATTAGGAAGAACTGCCGGAGGGTGAACAAGAAACCCTATTGA